The DNA window ATCCCCTTGTAGCTTCCATAGTCAGCCTTGGCGCCGCGGCGGCGATAGGGATCGTGATCCAGCTCGTATACAGAACCGGCCCCCTCACTATCCCGATGGGAGCTTTCGGGATAGTCTGCGGCTATTTCTATTCCACCAGGCCCATCAGGTGGTCTGCCCGGGGTGTGGGAGAGATCCTGATAGGGATCTGCTATGGGTGGCTCACCGTCGCCACGTCATATTACCTCCAGACGGGTATCATCACTCCTTTCGTCACCCTTGTCTCATTCCCCATAGGCTTTACCATTTTCAACGTGATCCTCATCAACGAGTTTCCCGACTATCCCGCCGACATGGAGGACGGGAAAAAAACCCTCGTCGTGCGCTTTGGGAAGGAAAAGTCCGCAGTGTTTTACATGCTCGCTTCTCTAGGAGCCTGGATATCATATATCCTCATTGCCGTGGCCTGGCCATCGTTTACAGCCCTCTATGCCGGGCTCCCCTTTCTGCTGCTCTCGGTGGCGACGACCCTCGAGGTGGCAAGAGGAGACTGGCGCCGCAGGGAGAACCTAGAAAGGATATGCGCGAAGACCATCGTGATCAACCTGGGGCTCTCGGCAGCCCTCATCGCAGCCGCCCTCATCAGGTAGGGAAGGTTGGCCCCCGCAGGGCCCTCCCCCTTTACCTGCCCCCCACCCTCGTGCTCCGGCAGCTCGGGAGCGCTCTCCTTCTCGCCCGCACGACGGGCTGGCGGGGACTTCCCAGGTGGATCGCCTCGGGGGGGGTGCGCACCCTCCCGGTGGCGGCAGGAGCTTATGGCATGGGCTGCATCGGCTACCCTGCCCACCCTGTGTGGGAGATAACGACAGCCTGCAACTCACGGTGCATCCATTGCCATGCCTCATCGGGTGAGCCCATGGAAGGGGAGCTCACCACCGCGGAGGGACTGGCCCTCATCGACGAGATCGTGAAAGTCCGCGAGTTCAGGATGCTCGTGTTCACGGGGGGAGAGCCCCTTGTGAGGAGCG is part of the Candidatus Eremiobacterota bacterium genome and encodes:
- a CDS encoding prenyltransferase is translated as MKAGTLQDWAALARLPFHTVGVFPFILGSVLAWRETGAFNWPVILWGTLAVILIMAATYLAGEYYDYDVDTLSGKMEKNRFSGGSGVLQKGIMPRHYPLVASIVSLGAAAAIGIVIQLVYRTGPLTIPMGAFGIVCGYFYSTRPIRWSARGVGEILIGICYGWLTVATSYYLQTGIITPFVTLVSFPIGFTIFNVILINEFPDYPADMEDGKKTLVVRFGKEKSAVFYMLASLGAWISYILIAVAWPSFTALYAGLPFLLLSVATTLEVARGDWRRRENLERICAKTIVINLGLSAALIAAALIR